aacaaaaataGCTAATATATAATCTAATTTAGAGTAATAAAGGGTctcattcaaaatttattttaagtcttATTCATGGATAACACCGGTTAAACAAATCACATCAATAAAGAGGGACTTAATTGATACTTGAaatgttgttttaaaaaagtatCAAATGTGGgattaagtttattttatattgtgaaAGATATTTTAGATTAGATCATGTGATTTTTATTCTCTCACATCGAGGGAAGTTTTCAGCATTACATTTTGATGTcttcttattttacttttacattttttttatggctATCATTGTTGAAATTAACTTCgctagattattttttttagttaggtTGCCATAAGAAAAGGAgagtttttaagattttaatattttgctgCGTATTATTATAATCCCAACATACGTATCATGAGATGATAACTTAATTTTGCatgatttcatttttaactaatttatttaggCTGGGGAATCCTTAATCTCAAGCATTGAATACAACTTATTCATCTTAGTTAATTAAACACAATTAATCTCAATGACGAAGATGTATGGATAAGAACAAATGGAAATAGTCATTAATCATTAAATGCTTGTTCCACATAAATTCAacaaactcttttattttttacacgAAAACTACTTACAAGCATCCCTCCTTTTTAATGTACTATTTCCTCCTCTGCCATTTGCTCAAGCAATGCTGTGGGAAAAAAATAccaatgaaagtaaaataatgATGGCTATTAACATgtatagattaattttttaacaaaaaaaagaaaataaagtttacCTGCTACAGTTCTTCTTGGTGATGAGAAAACCCACATCAACACCACATTGTTTAGGAAGTGCAGTGGCTCTGTCTTCCTTTAAGTTAGGAATGTGAGTTGTTACTTCTTTAAGGCACTGACATGCAGCAATTTTTTCATCTTTGGTTGGTGCTGATGATTTCACTTCCTTGACACCATTGCAACATGCAGCTGAAGGGGTATCAACTTTACTAGTGAGGTATTTTATGCATGGTGTCACTGAGCTTTTTGCCTTTTCACAATTGTAGCCCTTCCCTGCTGGCTCTGCAGCTATAATTGTAAGGACTAATACAACTTGCAGTGTTAAGAATGCTACAAAcactttcttcattttgtgaaGATAGTTTCTATTTCTCAATGAACTTTTCTAGAATTCACTTGTGTTTTGATGTGGATGGATGAAAGGGTTGAGGGAGATGTTCATTATATGGTTACAAATGTGGTACATTTGTCAACCTTGATGATGTGAGCAGTGGTTatgaattttgatttcttattttttttaatacttgcaGTGTGGTTTAGATAGACCATAGAAAATGGTAATGTATAGGTTGTATTTTGTTCATACTCCTGTTTTGCTTTAATGGTTTTGAATTGTGATAGCATTagaatttatgtttgttttaggaatttaatttttcacatCCGTTGGTGCAaaacaaatgataatttatcttttaaaaaaataaatattttattttttatttatgaaacttaaatataaaaattattttattctcaaaTTAAAAGTTCACTgaatatctcaattaaatatAGAACTACTTTTTGACTTTGGAGTAGTGCAAGCTGCGTAGTAATAAACATAAacttgttttattataaaattaagaattattgaatatattcatcactagtattttactgttttattttcaaattaagagTGATTGTGTGTAAAAAAaagattcattaaataaattgaaggtTATATTAATTTGCAGGTCCTTGaactatttcaaaatttataattacgttctttttttttagttagatCTTTCaacatgtatttattatttaatggttttaattttgtttgcgTTATAATTTATTACGCATTTAATTTCTCACATCTTTTGGTGCAAAACATATGacgatttatatttaaaaaaactttaaatatttttttcatttatgagACATAAATATggcatttattttattctcgaATTAAAGATCaataaatatctcaattaaatgaataaaaactaCTTTTTGACTTTGGAGTAGTGCAAcataataaacattaaattgtTATAGGCTATTAAGGTGTTACTAAATATTTACGACATACgtcatgaaattaaaatgaataaatattaattgtataaaataacataaaaagataacggaaaacacatttttcctctctcaataaaaatatttttattttaaattctttaatcgACACCCTAAAGATActagttaatattttattctaaaattaagaATCATTGAatatactattaattattttactttctcttcttattattattataaggtCTCGTTAACAAATTGTCAGGATAAgacttttttgttaatttagttgaaaacattaaatttatcttaaatttatataattttttaaagataaatgttAGCCAACATTTTCAGGATATtggttaatgaaaaataaatatttttattaggaggcacaaaattatgttatttatgatttttttttacttttttctatgatttttataataaatattttatttttttaattttttaatcactattataaacaaaactaacaaacattaatatgttatattaatatgttatgtttctCTAGCCGTCACATTATTCTATAGCTAACTTTAATGAAaggtatttttataaaagaataataaatattaaaaatattttagattgaactttaaaaaaatacaaatttatatttttaatttagaccttataacaaaaataaaagagtgatattttattttcaaattaagagatattgaataaaataaatgtaaattaatttgCAAGTAGCTAAAGTTGTGAactatttgataatttattattagatcactagagtattttttaaattgagtctctaaactttgttttcttttaattaggtctaaaaaaaaatcatatctaaccaaaaataaatactaattcatcaaatcaattgaaaaaaaaaaaagagttaaggaCATATTTAAAATTGGGCTGGTCTGATGAGCCTATAATTGTTTatatctattaaattaaaatatccaTTGATCCTTAATttaataatagatttttttacacaaatacaaaatgattttatgataagactaaattataattttggtttaatttattttttattcatgattttagttctcacatttcaaaaaatatgcaattttgattcaatcaaaaattctacgtatccttattttttttattctagtatAATTAAATCCTAGATTTAATAAGTTCATTTAAGATaccatcaaaaaataatttaattaattacaatataaaaaataaatacaggtagaattgtatattttctttgatttagggactaaaatcacataaaaaTAAGGAGACCAATATGGTGGATgaggaaataaaaatgaactaaaattacaatttaattttatgtttataaagTTAAATTATACGAAATTCAGAAAATAGtttatattaatgaaaaatattaaaaatacactCTTAAATATACTATTTTGAACATTCTTCATACTACTAGCCGAGAATTTtagaaaatcataattttttgtgggttttaattcttatttaatgACAATTCATTAATAATATGAATTTCAAAGTAATTAGAGTCAGTAAAGTTATGGTTTGTGATTGAAAGACaatgtaatataaattttttttatactgtaAATGTgtaacttttttcttaaaaaaaaggacTAGTATATATAAGAGAGTAAAAAAGGTATTTAATTACTCTTAatttaagaggaaaaaatttAATGCTTCTTAAAGTGCAATACTCCAAAGTTAAAAGGAAGTTTCTATGCATTCAATAGagatatttaatgatttttaatttgtcaataaaatgtatgaataccctttatatattatcaatatattttaaaaactaaaattcaagTATAAAAGACAATATACTCTCAAATTTAAATgaacattaaattatatatttttccgtTTAGACAGTGTactataatcttttaaaaataatagagtaccttttaaatattatcaataaatgTTAGCCAATTAATCATAAAGTGTCTTAGAAAGTGTGTTACTgtcacttttcttttattgttcaaTTAAGATATCCAatgacacttattttttttatgtatttaaatcaaaatcaaataccAAAAAATTACATCAACTCATGCATATTGCTCAATGTctcttaatataataataaagtttgtattttaacaatTTAGCACATATAATGTTTGAATaccttttatatattatcatatttttaacaaaactaaaaaaaatattaaaagcaatgtgctcttttattttattaattatttaatcattatgatctaaaacaagaaaaaaaaactcatgagGATAgaactatataaaaataatttaaattttttgtagtATTGAGAAACTTTTCCCCTGATATTTTTAGTATagtttgatgaaataaaaaaacatggataacattatataaagataaatttaaattttatattggtaataaattttataatttattatattttttacattttatattttagtatatattttgtACAAACAAATGCAATAAATTAAATGCATGCAACAAACACAAATTGTGACGCCATCACaatttaaagttattaaatGAATACAAGGAAATGAATAAAAACCAATTAATACTTTACCATTTTTTGCAACTCCAATGAACACACTTcaagtaaaattaataataagaagaCAATCTTTCATAATCACACCTTATCTCATTAAGGTGATCAATGTTCCACATTTGTAGCTATATAAATGATACATCTTTCAACCATCTATTCATTCCCATCAAAATACAAGTGTATCCTAGAGAGTTCATTGAGATAGaaatttgttttacaaaatgAAGGGAGTGtttgtaacaattttttctCTACTAGTTGTATTTGTTCTCACAGTTACAGCTTCAGAACCAGAGCCACCAGTTACACCTTCAGGACCACCAAAGGCAGGGCCACCAAAGGCAGGGCCGCCAAGGGCACTGATTACAACTTCGGGCCCACCAAAGGCAGGGCCACCAAAGGCACCAGTTACAGCTTCAGAACCAGAGCCACCAGTTACACCTTCAGGGCCACCAAGAGCACCAATTTCAACTTCAGGGCCACCAAAGGCAGGGCCACCAAGGGCACCGATTACAACTTCGGGCCCACCAAAGGCAGGGCCACCAAGGGCACCAGTTACAGCTTCAGAACAAGAACCACCAATTACAGCTTCAGAACCAGAGCCACCAGTTACACCTTTAGGACCACCAAAGGCAGGGCCGCCAAGGGCACCGATTACAACTTCGGGCCCACCAAAGGCAGGGCCACCAAGGGCACCAGTTACAGCTTCAGAACCAGAGCCACCAGTTACACCTTCAGGACCACCAAAGGCAGGGCCACCAAGGGCACCGATTACAACTTCGGGGCCACCAAAGGCAGGGCCGCCAAGAGCACCGATTACAACTTCGGGGCCACCAAAGGCAGGACCACCAAGAGCACCAGTTATAACTTCAGgatgaaaattttattgagCTCGTGATTAAGGCAAAGGAGAAAGTAGTATAATAAAAGGGATGGGTACTTTGAAGTTGctttattccaaaaaaaaaaaaacttgtctaATATATGTGAAACAAACATTTGATgttacaaataataattaatgaaacaaatttagGTGTTCTTGTCCAATCATTTTCATCATATAGATTAATCGTGTTCAATTAGGTTAGATCATTTTTGTTTAATGCTTGAGATTAAGGACAATGGTCTAAGAACCTAAACaacttatatcaaaattaaactaagtGAAATAAGTATCATCTCATTGGGGATGATAAAGGGTACCTATAACTTATATTTACCAACAAAAATATCTACAAATGGGTAGAATAAATCTATGCTTATTGGGGATGGATACGTGGCATATGTTTATCtataattttaacaaacacGATTGTGGATACAAATACTCTAGTACTCCTCCTTTGCATATTGTatgcattaatttaattaaaatatattatatatgtgaataatcatatatatatatatatatatatatatatatatatatgttattaattcTAATTTAATGACAAGCACATGAAACTTTAATTTTCTTCCACAAACATAATGTCAAACAATTTTACTGTCACATGCTTAAACAATTGTTACAGATAAAATGTGTTTTCCTTTTTACCGTCAAACATATAAACTTTTTGTCAACATATCCATGATGTCAATAGAAAACTGTTATGTTAAAATTATCcataatgttaatattttataataatataaatttcacACAAACAACCTTGTGTAGTGTTAGTTTAACTTTCATACCAATTTATACATTGAAATAACTACAAATACATTGGAaggataaaaatttattgtagtAATTTCttaactagtatttttttaaaaatctattgactttataatataaataaagaacGAGTAGTGGGTGTGGATATGAATATATGGATATCCAACATGTATGAGGATGAAACCAAAAGTTGTTATCCACTTGGGTATGAGAGAATgtgcaagtattttttttaaaaatgtgtatAGAGATTGATACTATAGTATTTGTTATGAAGGTAATATTTAAGATCCTTTGATATCTTAAGTTAAAGTTACTTATTTTTAGTAACATTGACTTAAAATTAAGTGTTAT
The genomic region above belongs to Glycine max cultivar Williams 82 chromosome 14, Glycine_max_v4.0, whole genome shotgun sequence and contains:
- the LOC100500178 gene encoding uncharacterized protein LOC100500178 precursor (The RefSeq protein has 2 substitutions compared to this genomic sequence); translation: MKKVFVAFLTLQVVLVLTIIAAEPAGKGYNCEKAKSSVTPCIKYLTSKVDTPSAVCCNGVKEVKSSAPTKDEKIAACQCLKEVTTHIPNLKEDRATALPKQCGVDAGFLITKKNCSSIA
- the LOC100306020 gene encoding uncharacterized protein LOC100306020 precursor yields the protein MKGVFVTIFSLLVVFVLTVTASEPEPPVTPSGPPKAGPPKAGPPRALITTSGPPKAGPPKAPVTASEPEPPVTPSGPPRAPISTSGPPKAGPPRAPITTSGPPKAGPPRAPVTASEQEPPITASEPEPPVTPLGPPKAGPPRAPITTSGPPKAGPPRAPVTASEPEPPVTPSGPPKAGPPRAPITTSGPPKAGPPRAPITTSGPPKAGPPRAPVITSG